From one Dioscorea cayenensis subsp. rotundata cultivar TDr96_F1 unplaced genomic scaffold, TDr96_F1_v2_PseudoChromosome.rev07_lg8_w22 25.fasta BLBR01001209.1, whole genome shotgun sequence genomic stretch:
- the LOC120255827 gene encoding probable mitochondrial adenine nucleotide transporter BTL3: protein MHHSESMSTFHKYFPSLSLDKDEDVPFPSESPQVLFQQSFSSNHLAAKILQPDDEFPSLASLSLTKVAKVRAFRNFLSNLNKTKASGVGKGGPKHSWSDMPKFLLAGAVSTVLSRTCIAPLERIKLECIVQGSKHSWIEIIKCIWVSEGLKGFWKGNMLNLFRMVPFKSINFICYDMYLDCLLSMPEKKEITNHDRLIGGGISGVTATIFCLPLDTIRTRLAAPGGDALGGVAGCFYHMMHNEGFLSLYKGLTPALISIGPASAVFYAVYDILKTSYLLHGKQRGSEKDIGIARTLLYGAIAGACAETVTYPLEVIRRQLQLQQSRSLGLGPAFIKMIQREGVSSLFTGLIPSTLQVLPSASLSYLFYETMKSVLKIS, encoded by the exons ATGCATCATTCTGAATCTATGTCCACATTCCACAAGTACTTCCCCAGCCTAAGCCTGGACAAAGATGAAGATGTTCCCTTTCCATCAGAATCTCCTCAAGTTCTCTTCCAGCAGTCCTTCTCCAGTAATCATTTGGCTGCCAAGATTCTTCAGCCAGATGATGAATTCCCGAGTTTGGCAAGTTTATCATTGACTAAAGTGGCGAAAGTCCGAGCATTCAGAAATTTTCTCTCCAACTTGAACAAAACAAAGGCTTCTGGTGTGGGCAAAGGTGGACCTAAGCATTCATGGAGTGATATGCCGAAATTCCTTCTTGCCGGTGCAGTTTCAACTGTTCTATCCAG AACATGTATCGCGCCGTTGGAGAGAATCAAGCTAGAGTGTATTGTGCAAGGTTCTAAGCATTCATGGATAGAGATCATCAAATGTATATGGGTTTCAGAAGGTTTGAAAGGGTTTTGGAAGGGGAACATGTTGAATCTATTTCGTATGGTCCCATTCAAATCGATCAACTTTATATGCTATGACATGTACCTGGATTGTCTTCTGAGCATGCCAGAAAAGAAGGAGATTACAAACCATGATAGACTAATTGGTGGTGGCATCTCCGGTGTCACTGCTACCATTTTCTGTCTCCCGCTCGATACT ATTAGAACAAGACTGGCTGCTCCGGGTGGCGACGCATTAGGAGGTGTGGCTGGCTGCTTCTATCACATGATGCATAATGAAGGCTTCCTCTCTCTTTACAAAGGACTAACTCCAGCTCTGATCAGCATAGGACCAGCCAGTGCTGTCTTCTATGCAGTTTACGACATCCTGAAGACTTCGTATCTCTTGCATGGTAAGCAGCGAGGCAGTGAGAAAGATATTGGTATTGCAAGGACCTTGCTGTATGGAGCCATTGCCGGAGCTTGTGCTGAAACTGTAACATACCCGCTGGAGGTTATCAGAAGGCAACTCCAGCTTCAGCAGTCAAGGAGTCTAGGACTGGGTCCAGCCTTCATCAAGATGATACAAAGAGAAGGTGTTAGCTCACTCTTCACTGGTCTCATTCCTAGCACTCTTCAG GTGCTGCCTTCAGCCTCTTTGAGCTATTTATTCTATGAGACGATGAAGTCTGTATTGAAAATCAGTTGA
- the LOC120255829 gene encoding LOW QUALITY PROTEIN: zinc transporter 10-like (The sequence of the model RefSeq protein was modified relative to this genomic sequence to represent the inferred CDS: inserted 2 bases in 1 codon; deleted 1 base in 1 codon), producing IRAEENSSDVFLRGSESASFPPRPCPPPCSSLHRRSLSAVRCGGGEGAEECRNDAAAMKLKLIAIATILVAGVAGVAIPLVGRKRRMMRTDGSLFVLAKAFAAGVILATGFVHMLHDAQAALTSPCLPSMPWRKFPFSGFIAMVAALGTLVVDFVGTQYYAQKHREEAMGVKATAAAAIAAVEEGISAVPEAPETAEXGDKDAMHIVGMHAHAAAHRHSHAHGHRACDGSDVAQHTHSHGHAHEDESEVPSHVRHVVVSQILELGIVSHSVIIGLSLGVSRSPCTIRPLVAALSFHQFFEGFALGGCISQAQFKNFAAGLMASFFAITTPLGIAAGAGAASFYDSYSPRALVIEGLLDSVSAGILIYMALVDLIAADFLSREMSCNFRLQAASYTALFLGAASMSALAIWA from the exons ATCCGCGCTGAAGAGAACTCCAGTGATGTCTTTCTTCGAG GATCCGAATCCGCTTCTTTTCCTCCTCGGCCGTGTCCGCCACCATGCTCGTCTCTTCACCG AAGAAGCTTATCTGCGGTGAGATGCGGTGGCGGCGAAGGTGCGGAGGAGTGCCGGAATGATGCGGCAGCGATGAAGCTGAAACTGATTGCGATAGCGACGATTCTGGTCGCCGGTGTTGCGGGTGTGGCGATTCCGTTGGTCGGGAGGAAGCGTCGGATGATGAGGACTGATGGTTCTTTGTTTGTTCTGGCGAAGGCGTTCGCGGCCGGCGTTATACTGGCGACGGGGTTTGTTCATATGTTGCACGACGCGCAGGCGGCGCTGACGAGCCCTTGTTTGCCGTCGATGCCATGGCGGAAGTTTCCGTTCTCGGGGTTCATAGCCATGGTGGCGGCTCTGGGAACGTTGGTGGTTGACTTTGTTGGGACGCAATACTATGCGCAGAAGCACCGAGAGGAGGCGATGGGTGTGAAAGCGACTGCGGCCGCGGCGATCGCGGCGGTTGAGGAGGGCATCTCAGCCGTGCCCGAAGCGCCGGAGACGGCAGA GGGCGATAAGGACGCGATGCACATCGTCGGGATGCACGCGCACGCGGCCGCGCATCGGCACAGCCACGCGCATGGGCATCGCGCGTGCGATGGCAGCGACGTCGCGCAGCACACGCACAGCCATGGGCACGCGCATGAAGACGAAAGCGAAGTGCCATCCCATGTGCGCCATGTCGTCGTCTCTCAG ATTCTAGAGCTTGGTATCGTTTCACATTCGGTGATCATTGGGTTGTCGCTGGGAGTGTCTCGGAGCCCGTGCACTATCCGGCCACTTGTGGCGGCGCTGTCATTCCACCAGTTCTTCGAAGGTTTTGCATTGGGAGGCTGCATTTCACAA GCCCAGTTTAAGAACTTTGCTGCAGGACTAATGGCAAGCTTCTTTGCGATCACTACACCATTGGGGATTGCGGCGGGGGCTGGGGCGGCTTCCTTTTATGACTCTTATAGCCCGAGAGCGCTGGTTATTGAAGGTTTGCTCGATTCAGTGTCGGCTGGGATTCTTATTTACATGGCTCTAGTGGATCTCATTGCTGCTGATTTCTTGAGTAGGGAG ATGAGCTGCAATTTCCGGTTGCAGGCTGCATCATATACTGCTTTGTTTCTTGGTGCTGCTTCAATGTCTGCCCTTGCTATCTGGGCTTAA